From a single Populus nigra chromosome 18, ddPopNigr1.1, whole genome shotgun sequence genomic region:
- the LOC133678628 gene encoding uncharacterized protein LOC133678628 isoform X3 gives MLSATATATAGVVFGSNWITLLATPTRLLYFCHSAAADFPLTININRRPRHRLRKNSCSFYSTSSPFPSILTEPDDGNQKKSVNDARYSSLRILEWDKLCDLVSSFATTSLGREACKEQLWSLNHTYQHSLILLKETNAAVQMHNHGACRLDFSSINLLLVKSGLRNARRGGLPINANEAMAVAAILESAYFLQLNLKAAIKEDADWYNRFMPLSQLIMEMVINVSLVRVIKQVIDEDGSVKDSASSALKRARDQVQLLEKKLSQLMDSLIRNEMKETSFLEVSNIDGRWCINSGTGQLTSFNGLLLSSDSGTGRIIEPLSAVPLNDELQQARASVAKAEADVLLMLTEKMKKDLDDIEKVSDAVIQLDMINARATYSLFFRGASPSLYLSEELDGSFSTETYLPENETLMASFPKEREWLLYMRKAYHPLMLQQHRQNVQKAKKEGSNAPDVSALEQAHPVPVDFFISHKTRVLTITGPNTGGKTICLKTVGLAAMMAKSGLHVLSSESVEIPWFDSVFADIGDEQSLSQSLSTFSGHLKQISDIRSQSTSQSLVLLDEVGAGTNPLEGAALGMSLLESFADSGALLTIATTHHGELKSLKYSNDAFENACMEFDEVNLKPTYKILWGVPGRSNAINISEKLGLPSVVVSNARELHGAASAEINENILQVIIDMERFKQDSQELLHEARHHLMLSKNLHEKLKLARRKIKEHGTEQRYRKMWQISEAASMARSILHKKVQQLRAHATQTFQPTADQKQLLTSDSRFTAEAKNGRPTESMSTSVVEINKQPSAMTELPEVGDMVQVSSLGRKATVLRVDRSKEEILVQAGNMKLKLKLAEIGVK, from the exons ATGCTCTCCGCCACTGCCACTGCCACCGCTGGTGTGGTATTTGGAAGCAATTGGATAACATTACTTGCCACTCCTACtagattattatatttttgtcatAGCGCTGCTGCTGATTTCCCATTAACTATCAATATCAATCGTAGACCTCGTCATAGATTGCGCAAAAATTCTTGCTCCTTCTATTCCACCTCCTCCCCGTTCCCGTCAATTTTAACAGAACCAGACGACGGAAATCAGAAGAAATCTGTTAATGACGCTCGatattcaagtctaagaatatTGGAATGGGATAAGCTCTGCGACTTGGTTTCGTCCTTCGCCACTACTTCCTTGGGCCGTGAAGCCTGCAAGGAGCAATTATGGTCCCTCAATCACACCTACCAACACAGCTTGATCCTCTTGAAAGAAACCAACGCCGCTGTCCAAATGCACAACCATGGCGCTTGCCGCTTAGACTTCTCCTCCATTAATCTTCTCTTA GTAAAATCTGGTCTTCGAAATGCTAGACGGGGGGGGTTACCCATCAATGCTAATGAAGCAATGGCTGTTGCTGCTATCCTGGAGTCTGCCTATTTCTTGCAGCTCAATCTCAAAGCTGCAATCAAGGAAGATGCTGATTGGTACAATCGCTTTATGCCTCTTTCACAACTG ATAATGGAAATGGTTATCAATGTATCATTAGTCAGGGTGATAAAACAAGTTATAGATGAAGATGGCTCTGTCAAAGACTCTGCT AGTTCTGCTTTAAAACGAGCGCGTGATCAGGTTCAGCTGCTTgagaaaaag CTGTCTCAGTTAATGGACAGCCTGATTAGGAATGAAATGAAAGAGACATCTTTTCTG GAAGTGAGTAACATTGATGGCAGATGGTGTATAAACTCAGGGACTGGTCAGCTGACAAGTTTTAATGGCCTGTTGCTGTCCAG TGATTCAGGAACTGGAAGAATTATAGAGCCACTCTCAGCAGTTCCTTTAAATGATGAGCTGCAACAAGCAAGAGCATCAGTTGCAAAGGCAGAGGCAGATGTGCTTTTGATGTTAACAGAAAAG ATGAAAAAGGATCTTGATGACATTGAAAAAGTATCAGACGCTGTAATTCAACTGGACATG ATCAATGCCCGGGCAACTTATAGTCTTTTTTTCAGAGGAGCATCTCCCAGTTTGTATCTTTCAGAAGAACTGGATGGGTCTTTTTCCACTGAAACTTATTTACCAGAAAATGAAACCTTGATGGCATCATTTCCCAAAGAGAGAGAGTGGCTATTGTACATGCGTAAAGCCTATCATCCTTTGATGCTCCAGCAACATAGACAAAATGTGCAGAAAGCAAAAAAGGAAGGCAGTAATGCTCCTGAT GTTTCTGCATTGGAACAAGCTCACCCAGTtccagttgatttttttatctcccATAAAACAAGAGTCCTGACTATAACTGGTCCTAATACCGGGGGCAAAACCATTTGCCTAAAGACAGTTGGATTGGCTGCTATGATGGCAAAATCAG GTCTTCATGTTTTGTCATCTGAATCTGTAGAAATTCCTTGGTTTGATTCTGTTTTTGCTGATATTGGTGATGAACAGTCCTTGTCTCAATCTCTATCTACCTTCTCTGGCCACTTGAAACAGATAAGT GACATTCGATCTCAATCCACGAGTCAGTCACTGGTGCTACTAGATGAA GTTGGTGCAGGTACAAATCCTCTTGAAGGGGCTGCATTGGGGATGTCATTGCTGGAATCTTTTGCTGATAGTGGTGCCTTACTGACAATAGCTACAACACATCATGGTGAACTTAAGTCCCTGAAGTACAG TAATGATGCCTTTGAAAATGCTTGTATGGAGTTTGATGAAGTGAACTTAAAGCCGACTTACAAGATTCTCTGGGGAGTACCAG GTCGTTCAAATGCAATTAATATATCTGAAAAATTGGGACTCCCCAGTGTAGTTGTTTCTAATGCCCGAGAACTTCATGGTGCTGCTAGTGCAGAGATTAATGAG AATATCTTGCAGGTCATAATTGATATGGAAAGGTTCAAGCAAGATAGTCAAGAGCTGTTGCATGAGGCACGGCATCATCTAAT gcTCTCAAAAAATCTTCATGAAAAACTAAAGCTTGCCAGAAGGAAGATAAAGGAGCATGGTACTGAACAGAGATACCGTAAGATGTGGCAAATATCTGAGGCTGCATCAATGGCTCGTTCTATCCTTCACAAGAAAGTGCAGCAGCTTCGTGCGCATGCAACACAAACTTTTCAGCCTACAGCAGATCAAAAACAACTGTTGACAAGTGATAGCCGGTTTACTGCAGAGGCTAAGAATGGACGGCCTACAGAGAGTATGAGTACTTCAGTAGTTGAAATCAATAAACAACCATCAG
- the LOC133678628 gene encoding uncharacterized protein LOC133678628 isoform X1 yields MLSATATATAGVVFGSNWITLLATPTRLLYFCHSAAADFPLTININRRPRHRLRKNSCSFYSTSSPFPSILTEPDDGNQKKSVNDARYSSLRILEWDKLCDLVSSFATTSLGREACKEQLWSLNHTYQHSLILLKETNAAVQMHNHGACRLDFSSINLLLVKSGLRNARRGGLPINANEAMAVAAILESAYFLQLNLKAAIKEDADWYNRFMPLSQLIMEMVINVSLVRVIKQVIDEDGSVKDSASSALKRARDQVQLLEKKLSQLMDSLIRNEMKETSFLEVSNIDGRWCINSGTGQLTSFNGLLLSSDSGTGRIIEPLSAVPLNDELQQARASVAKAEADVLLMLTEKMKKDLDDIEKVSDAVIQLDMINARATYSLFFRGASPSLYLSEELDGSFSTETYLPENETLMASFPKEREWLLYMRKAYHPLMLQQHRQNVQKAKKEGSNAPDVSALEQAHPVPVDFFISHKTRVLTITGPNTGGKTICLKTVGLAAMMAKSGLHVLSSESVEIPWFDSVFADIGDEQSLSQSLSTFSGHLKQISDIRSQSTSQSLVLLDEVGAGTNPLEGAALGMSLLESFADSGALLTIATTHHGELKSLKYSNDAFENACMEFDEVNLKPTYKILWGVPGRSNAINISEKLGLPSVVVSNARELHGAASAEINENILQVIIDMERFKQDSQELLHEARHHLMLSKNLHEKLKLARRKIKEHGTEQRYRKMWQISEAASMARSILHKKVQQLRAHATQTFQPTADQKQLLTSDSRFTAEAKNGRPTESMSTSVVEINKQPSAAMTELPEVGDMVQVSSLGRKATVLRVDRSKEEILVQAGNMKLKLKLAEIGVK; encoded by the exons ATGCTCTCCGCCACTGCCACTGCCACCGCTGGTGTGGTATTTGGAAGCAATTGGATAACATTACTTGCCACTCCTACtagattattatatttttgtcatAGCGCTGCTGCTGATTTCCCATTAACTATCAATATCAATCGTAGACCTCGTCATAGATTGCGCAAAAATTCTTGCTCCTTCTATTCCACCTCCTCCCCGTTCCCGTCAATTTTAACAGAACCAGACGACGGAAATCAGAAGAAATCTGTTAATGACGCTCGatattcaagtctaagaatatTGGAATGGGATAAGCTCTGCGACTTGGTTTCGTCCTTCGCCACTACTTCCTTGGGCCGTGAAGCCTGCAAGGAGCAATTATGGTCCCTCAATCACACCTACCAACACAGCTTGATCCTCTTGAAAGAAACCAACGCCGCTGTCCAAATGCACAACCATGGCGCTTGCCGCTTAGACTTCTCCTCCATTAATCTTCTCTTA GTAAAATCTGGTCTTCGAAATGCTAGACGGGGGGGGTTACCCATCAATGCTAATGAAGCAATGGCTGTTGCTGCTATCCTGGAGTCTGCCTATTTCTTGCAGCTCAATCTCAAAGCTGCAATCAAGGAAGATGCTGATTGGTACAATCGCTTTATGCCTCTTTCACAACTG ATAATGGAAATGGTTATCAATGTATCATTAGTCAGGGTGATAAAACAAGTTATAGATGAAGATGGCTCTGTCAAAGACTCTGCT AGTTCTGCTTTAAAACGAGCGCGTGATCAGGTTCAGCTGCTTgagaaaaag CTGTCTCAGTTAATGGACAGCCTGATTAGGAATGAAATGAAAGAGACATCTTTTCTG GAAGTGAGTAACATTGATGGCAGATGGTGTATAAACTCAGGGACTGGTCAGCTGACAAGTTTTAATGGCCTGTTGCTGTCCAG TGATTCAGGAACTGGAAGAATTATAGAGCCACTCTCAGCAGTTCCTTTAAATGATGAGCTGCAACAAGCAAGAGCATCAGTTGCAAAGGCAGAGGCAGATGTGCTTTTGATGTTAACAGAAAAG ATGAAAAAGGATCTTGATGACATTGAAAAAGTATCAGACGCTGTAATTCAACTGGACATG ATCAATGCCCGGGCAACTTATAGTCTTTTTTTCAGAGGAGCATCTCCCAGTTTGTATCTTTCAGAAGAACTGGATGGGTCTTTTTCCACTGAAACTTATTTACCAGAAAATGAAACCTTGATGGCATCATTTCCCAAAGAGAGAGAGTGGCTATTGTACATGCGTAAAGCCTATCATCCTTTGATGCTCCAGCAACATAGACAAAATGTGCAGAAAGCAAAAAAGGAAGGCAGTAATGCTCCTGAT GTTTCTGCATTGGAACAAGCTCACCCAGTtccagttgatttttttatctcccATAAAACAAGAGTCCTGACTATAACTGGTCCTAATACCGGGGGCAAAACCATTTGCCTAAAGACAGTTGGATTGGCTGCTATGATGGCAAAATCAG GTCTTCATGTTTTGTCATCTGAATCTGTAGAAATTCCTTGGTTTGATTCTGTTTTTGCTGATATTGGTGATGAACAGTCCTTGTCTCAATCTCTATCTACCTTCTCTGGCCACTTGAAACAGATAAGT GACATTCGATCTCAATCCACGAGTCAGTCACTGGTGCTACTAGATGAA GTTGGTGCAGGTACAAATCCTCTTGAAGGGGCTGCATTGGGGATGTCATTGCTGGAATCTTTTGCTGATAGTGGTGCCTTACTGACAATAGCTACAACACATCATGGTGAACTTAAGTCCCTGAAGTACAG TAATGATGCCTTTGAAAATGCTTGTATGGAGTTTGATGAAGTGAACTTAAAGCCGACTTACAAGATTCTCTGGGGAGTACCAG GTCGTTCAAATGCAATTAATATATCTGAAAAATTGGGACTCCCCAGTGTAGTTGTTTCTAATGCCCGAGAACTTCATGGTGCTGCTAGTGCAGAGATTAATGAG AATATCTTGCAGGTCATAATTGATATGGAAAGGTTCAAGCAAGATAGTCAAGAGCTGTTGCATGAGGCACGGCATCATCTAAT gcTCTCAAAAAATCTTCATGAAAAACTAAAGCTTGCCAGAAGGAAGATAAAGGAGCATGGTACTGAACAGAGATACCGTAAGATGTGGCAAATATCTGAGGCTGCATCAATGGCTCGTTCTATCCTTCACAAGAAAGTGCAGCAGCTTCGTGCGCATGCAACACAAACTTTTCAGCCTACAGCAGATCAAAAACAACTGTTGACAAGTGATAGCCGGTTTACTGCAGAGGCTAAGAATGGACGGCCTACAGAGAGTATGAGTACTTCAGTAGTTGAAATCAATAAACAACCATCAG
- the LOC133678628 gene encoding uncharacterized protein LOC133678628 isoform X4, translated as MLSATATATAGVVFGSNWITLLATPTRLLYFCHSAAADFPLTININRRPRHRLRKNSCSFYSTSSPFPSILTEPDDGNQKKSVNDARYSSLRILEWDKLCDLVSSFATTSLGREACKEQLWSLNHTYQHSLILLKETNAAVQMHNHGACRLDFSSINLLLVKSGLRNARRGGLPINANEAMAVAAILESAYFLQLNLKAAIKEDADWYNRFMPLSQLIMEMVINVSLVRVIKQVIDEDGSVKDSASSALKRARDQVQLLEKKLSQLMDSLIRNEMKETSFLEVSNIDGRWCINSGTGQLTSFNGLLLSSDSGTGRIIEPLSAVPLNDELQQARASVAKAEADVLLMLTEKMKKDLDDIEKVSDAVIQLDMINARATYSLFFRGASPSLYLSEELDGSFSTETYLPENETLMASFPKEREWLLYMRKAYHPLMLQQHRQNVQKAKKEGSNAPDVSALEQAHPVPVDFFISHKTRVLTITGPNTGGKTICLKTVGLAAMMAKSGLHVLSSESVEIPWFDSVFADIGDEQSLSQSLSTFSGHLKQISDIRSQSTSQSLVLLDEVGAGTNPLEGAALGMSLLESFADSGALLTIATTHHGELKSLKYSNDAFENACMEFDEVNLKPTYKILWGVPGRSNAINISEKLGLPSVVVSNARELHGAASAEINEVIIDMERFKQDSQELLHEARHHLMLSKNLHEKLKLARRKIKEHGTEQRYRKMWQISEAASMARSILHKKVQQLRAHATQTFQPTADQKQLLTSDSRFTAEAKNGRPTESMSTSVVEINKQPSAAMTELPEVGDMVQVSSLGRKATVLRVDRSKEEILVQAGNMKLKLKLAEIGVK; from the exons ATGCTCTCCGCCACTGCCACTGCCACCGCTGGTGTGGTATTTGGAAGCAATTGGATAACATTACTTGCCACTCCTACtagattattatatttttgtcatAGCGCTGCTGCTGATTTCCCATTAACTATCAATATCAATCGTAGACCTCGTCATAGATTGCGCAAAAATTCTTGCTCCTTCTATTCCACCTCCTCCCCGTTCCCGTCAATTTTAACAGAACCAGACGACGGAAATCAGAAGAAATCTGTTAATGACGCTCGatattcaagtctaagaatatTGGAATGGGATAAGCTCTGCGACTTGGTTTCGTCCTTCGCCACTACTTCCTTGGGCCGTGAAGCCTGCAAGGAGCAATTATGGTCCCTCAATCACACCTACCAACACAGCTTGATCCTCTTGAAAGAAACCAACGCCGCTGTCCAAATGCACAACCATGGCGCTTGCCGCTTAGACTTCTCCTCCATTAATCTTCTCTTA GTAAAATCTGGTCTTCGAAATGCTAGACGGGGGGGGTTACCCATCAATGCTAATGAAGCAATGGCTGTTGCTGCTATCCTGGAGTCTGCCTATTTCTTGCAGCTCAATCTCAAAGCTGCAATCAAGGAAGATGCTGATTGGTACAATCGCTTTATGCCTCTTTCACAACTG ATAATGGAAATGGTTATCAATGTATCATTAGTCAGGGTGATAAAACAAGTTATAGATGAAGATGGCTCTGTCAAAGACTCTGCT AGTTCTGCTTTAAAACGAGCGCGTGATCAGGTTCAGCTGCTTgagaaaaag CTGTCTCAGTTAATGGACAGCCTGATTAGGAATGAAATGAAAGAGACATCTTTTCTG GAAGTGAGTAACATTGATGGCAGATGGTGTATAAACTCAGGGACTGGTCAGCTGACAAGTTTTAATGGCCTGTTGCTGTCCAG TGATTCAGGAACTGGAAGAATTATAGAGCCACTCTCAGCAGTTCCTTTAAATGATGAGCTGCAACAAGCAAGAGCATCAGTTGCAAAGGCAGAGGCAGATGTGCTTTTGATGTTAACAGAAAAG ATGAAAAAGGATCTTGATGACATTGAAAAAGTATCAGACGCTGTAATTCAACTGGACATG ATCAATGCCCGGGCAACTTATAGTCTTTTTTTCAGAGGAGCATCTCCCAGTTTGTATCTTTCAGAAGAACTGGATGGGTCTTTTTCCACTGAAACTTATTTACCAGAAAATGAAACCTTGATGGCATCATTTCCCAAAGAGAGAGAGTGGCTATTGTACATGCGTAAAGCCTATCATCCTTTGATGCTCCAGCAACATAGACAAAATGTGCAGAAAGCAAAAAAGGAAGGCAGTAATGCTCCTGAT GTTTCTGCATTGGAACAAGCTCACCCAGTtccagttgatttttttatctcccATAAAACAAGAGTCCTGACTATAACTGGTCCTAATACCGGGGGCAAAACCATTTGCCTAAAGACAGTTGGATTGGCTGCTATGATGGCAAAATCAG GTCTTCATGTTTTGTCATCTGAATCTGTAGAAATTCCTTGGTTTGATTCTGTTTTTGCTGATATTGGTGATGAACAGTCCTTGTCTCAATCTCTATCTACCTTCTCTGGCCACTTGAAACAGATAAGT GACATTCGATCTCAATCCACGAGTCAGTCACTGGTGCTACTAGATGAA GTTGGTGCAGGTACAAATCCTCTTGAAGGGGCTGCATTGGGGATGTCATTGCTGGAATCTTTTGCTGATAGTGGTGCCTTACTGACAATAGCTACAACACATCATGGTGAACTTAAGTCCCTGAAGTACAG TAATGATGCCTTTGAAAATGCTTGTATGGAGTTTGATGAAGTGAACTTAAAGCCGACTTACAAGATTCTCTGGGGAGTACCAG GTCGTTCAAATGCAATTAATATATCTGAAAAATTGGGACTCCCCAGTGTAGTTGTTTCTAATGCCCGAGAACTTCATGGTGCTGCTAGTGCAGAGATTAATGAG GTCATAATTGATATGGAAAGGTTCAAGCAAGATAGTCAAGAGCTGTTGCATGAGGCACGGCATCATCTAAT gcTCTCAAAAAATCTTCATGAAAAACTAAAGCTTGCCAGAAGGAAGATAAAGGAGCATGGTACTGAACAGAGATACCGTAAGATGTGGCAAATATCTGAGGCTGCATCAATGGCTCGTTCTATCCTTCACAAGAAAGTGCAGCAGCTTCGTGCGCATGCAACACAAACTTTTCAGCCTACAGCAGATCAAAAACAACTGTTGACAAGTGATAGCCGGTTTACTGCAGAGGCTAAGAATGGACGGCCTACAGAGAGTATGAGTACTTCAGTAGTTGAAATCAATAAACAACCATCAG